Proteins co-encoded in one Pirellulales bacterium genomic window:
- a CDS encoding alcohol dehydrogenase catalytic domain-containing protein: MRGIAAFAGRVEPGFVDLTEPPQPAPGQVLCRTLELGVCGTDREILHSREPMSPPGCGFLVLGHECLAQVEAVGQGVREYRAGDLVLPLVRRAAVDAPHRPDMLAMGNYTERGIVLEHGFSTPYWLDEPRHLLPIAPAQRPFAILVEPLTCSEKSMSEITLLQRARFGEPYWQPSAPPRVLITGLGPIAFGALLGSLARGWPTTVYGRDDPTTFRAQMVVELGGEYLPAQQANFDPADVERDGYDLLLECTGDDELAVRAAAIVRARGAIAWLGSTRRPEPAAINVARMMRDSLLRNHLILGSVNAALRDFSASLANLTRFHEQMPNTLARLITSRVAQDEALWHYEHRHPQGIKTVVEF, translated from the coding sequence ATGCGGGGAATTGCCGCTTTTGCCGGGCGGGTTGAGCCCGGTTTCGTCGACCTGACCGAGCCACCTCAACCTGCCCCCGGCCAGGTCCTCTGCCGCACGCTCGAACTCGGCGTCTGCGGCACCGATCGCGAGATCCTCCACTCCCGCGAACCAATGTCACCTCCCGGATGCGGGTTTCTTGTGCTGGGGCACGAATGCCTGGCCCAGGTCGAGGCGGTCGGACAAGGCGTCCGCGAATACCGCGCGGGCGATCTCGTCCTGCCCCTCGTGCGCCGCGCCGCGGTCGATGCACCCCATCGCCCCGACATGCTGGCGATGGGCAACTACACCGAACGCGGCATCGTGCTCGAACATGGCTTCTCGACCCCCTACTGGCTCGACGAGCCACGACACCTGCTCCCCATCGCGCCCGCTCAACGGCCGTTCGCCATCCTGGTCGAGCCGCTGACCTGCTCCGAGAAATCGATGAGCGAGATCACGCTGCTCCAACGGGCCCGCTTCGGCGAGCCATACTGGCAACCCTCGGCGCCCCCCCGCGTGCTCATCACGGGACTAGGGCCCATCGCCTTTGGGGCGCTGCTGGGCTCGCTGGCCCGCGGCTGGCCCACGACCGTCTACGGCCGCGACGACCCGACCACCTTCCGCGCCCAGATGGTCGTGGAACTTGGCGGCGAGTACCTGCCCGCCCAACAGGCCAACTTCGATCCGGCCGACGTCGAACGCGACGGCTATGACCTGCTGCTCGAATGCACGGGGGACGACGAGTTGGCCGTGCGTGCCGCGGCGATCGTGCGTGCCCGCGGAGCCATCGCCTGGCTCGGCAGCACGCGCCGCCCGGAGCCGGCCGCCATCAACGTGGCCCGCATGATGCGCGACAGCCTGCTGCGAAACCATCTGATCCTGGGCAGCGTGAACGCGGCGCTGCGCGACTTCAGCGCCTCGCTCGCGAACTTGACTCGCTTCCACGAGCAAATGCCCAACACGCTGGCCCGGCTCATCACGTCGCGCGTCGCGCAGGACGAGGCCCTCTGGCACTACGAGCACCGCCATCCGCAGGGCATTAAGACGGTCGTCGAGTTCTAA
- a CDS encoding metallophosphoesterase yields the protein MRMALTVRHFILGLVLAWILFHGESLAAERDPSVRFLPGETTGNVEGSDVVEASGLVASRKHLDVFWTHNDSGDSARIFALNKQGALLGTFNIPGAKAIDWEDIALGPGPASGVDYLYIGDIGDNNGKRSSIRVYRVPEPVVRADQEPVTADIADVATITLVYPDGPRDAETLLVDPLTGDLFIVSKRDSQARIYRARFPLAEGETTTLECMGEMEGTGFVAGDISPNGTEILMKTYFAVLLFPRPLGTDVWTALESDSIVVPYKFEPQGESVTFDREGRDYYTLSEGANQPLRRFPRKGDPAAQVTAAIIGGYGFDGPGEAAVAALVDGWNPDLVATVGGNNYDTGAASTIDANIGKYYQRFIGNYGGMFGRGTATNRFFPALDTHDWQSAGAAPYLEYFTLPGNERYYDFVAGAIHFFVLDSDPREPDGVDAQSKQARWLRDELASSASPFQVVLLHRAPYSSGEEQSADVPLRWPLREWGADLVIAGSSHTYERLEIDGLSYLVNGLGGRRIDGFGELAAGSQAIYNGEHGALRVKADSSQMTVEFFAVGDGDTPIDTLQIPRVGKPEGASTKAEAGAGEALPPK from the coding sequence ATGCGCATGGCTCTGACCGTCCGACATTTCATCCTAGGCCTGGTACTCGCCTGGATTCTCTTCCATGGCGAGTCGCTCGCCGCCGAGCGCGATCCCTCGGTCCGCTTTCTGCCCGGCGAGACGACCGGCAACGTCGAGGGGAGCGACGTGGTCGAGGCCAGCGGCCTCGTCGCCAGTCGCAAGCACCTCGATGTTTTTTGGACGCACAACGACTCGGGCGATTCGGCGCGGATCTTCGCCTTGAACAAGCAGGGCGCGCTGCTCGGCACCTTCAACATCCCGGGCGCCAAGGCGATCGATTGGGAAGATATCGCCCTGGGCCCTGGGCCAGCGAGCGGCGTCGACTATCTCTACATCGGAGATATCGGCGACAACAACGGCAAACGCAGCTCGATTCGAGTCTACCGCGTGCCCGAGCCGGTCGTCCGCGCCGATCAAGAGCCCGTGACGGCGGACATCGCCGACGTCGCCACGATCACGCTCGTCTATCCCGACGGACCGCGCGACGCCGAGACCTTGCTCGTCGATCCGCTGACGGGCGACCTGTTCATCGTCTCGAAACGCGATTCGCAAGCGCGGATTTATCGCGCCAGGTTTCCCCTGGCCGAAGGAGAGACGACGACGCTCGAATGCATGGGCGAGATGGAAGGCACGGGGTTCGTCGCCGGGGACATCTCGCCCAACGGCACCGAGATCCTGATGAAGACCTATTTCGCCGTGCTGTTGTTTCCGCGACCGCTCGGCACCGATGTCTGGACGGCACTCGAATCCGATTCGATCGTGGTGCCTTACAAGTTCGAGCCGCAGGGAGAGTCGGTGACGTTCGATCGCGAAGGACGCGATTACTACACCTTGAGCGAAGGAGCGAATCAGCCGCTGCGCCGTTTTCCGCGCAAGGGCGATCCCGCCGCGCAGGTTACCGCCGCGATCATCGGTGGCTATGGCTTCGATGGGCCAGGAGAAGCGGCGGTGGCGGCGCTCGTGGATGGATGGAATCCCGACCTGGTCGCTACCGTGGGGGGCAATAACTACGACACGGGCGCCGCCAGCACGATCGACGCCAATATCGGCAAATACTACCAGCGGTTCATCGGCAACTATGGGGGCATGTTCGGAAGGGGGACGGCAACGAATCGCTTCTTTCCGGCGCTTGATACGCACGACTGGCAGAGTGCCGGCGCGGCGCCCTACCTGGAATATTTCACGCTGCCGGGAAACGAACGCTACTACGACTTCGTCGCCGGGGCGATCCATTTCTTTGTGCTCGACAGCGATCCGCGCGAGCCCGACGGCGTCGACGCCCAGTCGAAGCAGGCCAGGTGGTTGCGCGACGAGCTGGCCTCGTCGGCATCCCCTTTTCAAGTTGTCTTGCTGCATCGCGCGCCCTACTCATCGGGCGAAGAGCAGAGCGCGGATGTCCCCCTCCGCTGGCCCTTGCGCGAGTGGGGCGCCGACCTGGTGATTGCCGGAAGCAGCCACACTTACGAGCGTCTCGAGATCGACGGCTTATCGTATCTCGTCAATGGGCTGGGAGGCCGCCGCATCGACGGCTTTGGCGAGCTCGCCGCGGGAAGTCAGGCCATCTACAACGGCGAGCACGGCGCGCTCCGCGTCAAGGCCGACAGCTCGCAGATGACCGTCGAATTCTTTGCCGTCGGCGATGGCGA
- the floA gene encoding flotillin-like protein FloA (flotillin-like protein involved in membrane lipid rafts): MLLLGFGFVALIVALIYGPIWFQAYMSNARVSIWSLIGMSLRQVNARVIVQSKIMAMQAGVGNDPNSGITTRRLEAHYLAGGNVPGVIRAIIAAHRADLDLDFDRAAAIDLAGRDVLDAVQTSVNPKVIDCPDPAKSNRTTLSAIAKNGVELKVRARVTVRTNLTQLIGGATEDTIIARVGEGIITSIGSAESHLLVMENPDMISKAVLRRGLDAQTAFTIVSIDIADIDVGENIGARLQADQAEADMRVARAHAEERRAFAVAREQEMKAQVAENRSRVVLAEAEVPLAMATAFRDGNLHVHASNGNGPAKT, translated from the coding sequence ATGCTGCTGCTCGGCTTTGGCTTCGTCGCCTTGATCGTGGCCCTGATCTACGGCCCGATCTGGTTTCAGGCCTACATGTCGAACGCGCGGGTCAGCATCTGGAGCCTGATCGGCATGTCGCTGCGGCAGGTCAATGCCCGCGTCATCGTGCAGTCGAAGATCATGGCCATGCAGGCGGGCGTGGGGAATGACCCGAACAGCGGCATCACCACGCGCCGTCTCGAGGCGCACTACCTGGCGGGGGGCAACGTGCCGGGGGTGATCCGGGCGATCATCGCCGCGCATCGCGCCGATCTGGATCTCGACTTCGACCGCGCCGCAGCGATCGACCTGGCCGGCCGCGACGTGCTCGACGCCGTGCAGACGAGCGTGAATCCCAAGGTGATCGATTGCCCCGATCCAGCCAAAAGCAATCGCACCACCCTGAGCGCCATCGCCAAGAACGGCGTCGAGTTGAAGGTGCGTGCCCGCGTCACGGTGCGCACGAACCTGACGCAGCTCATCGGCGGCGCGACCGAAGACACGATTATCGCCCGTGTCGGCGAAGGCATCATCACCTCGATCGGTTCGGCCGAGAGTCACCTGCTGGTGATGGAGAATCCCGACATGATCTCGAAGGCGGTGCTGCGTCGCGGGCTCGACGCGCAGACGGCCTTCACGATCGTCTCGATCGATATCGCCGATATCGACGTCGGCGAGAACATCGGCGCTCGCTTGCAGGCCGATCAGGCCGAGGCCGACATGCGCGTGGCCCGGGCCCATGCCGAGGAACGCCGCGCGTTCGCCGTGGCGCGCGAGCAAGAGATGAAGGCCCAGGTGGCCGAGAACCGCTCGCGCGTCGTGCTGGCCGAGGCCGAGGTGCCGCTGGCCATGGCAACGGCCTTCCGCGATGGCAATCTGCACGTGCATGCGTCGAATGGCAACGGTCCCGCCAAGACGTAA
- a CDS encoding methyltransferase domain-containing protein has protein sequence MNLIDLVRRRDRAVLKMPEGLEPCLHQSEDLAMHSLRLAAGAELQIGGFLAFDEMRSMPNDLGWSVARADERHARPVTLRVAAVGAKGERFEVARAELRDTTSNWRPLPLRWPARLKDVEQARLVIGVEEAEGRAGTNTGSVLLGISEALSLRKDLFEYARGNGIEIGPGMSPQVLPSKEIDVRYLEQYPLDKWMAMYGKKYAGNVPEQVRKLWDRYIVGDAQRLENIPDGSLDFIFSSHVFEHLVNPLGTLEVWHKKLRRGGHVLGVVPDANNCFDLRQPLSREEDWLGEWREGTWTFQEHHYEKWVRYTAPDVTTASLRERGYAIHAHYYTPATFGRLLQLATEHLGYANYLVRSCRNSKDFVWLVQA, from the coding sequence ATGAATTTGATCGATCTCGTGCGTCGTCGCGATCGGGCTGTGCTTAAGATGCCCGAGGGGCTCGAACCCTGTCTGCACCAATCGGAAGACCTGGCGATGCACTCGTTGCGTCTGGCGGCCGGCGCCGAACTGCAGATCGGCGGTTTCCTTGCCTTCGACGAGATGCGATCGATGCCGAACGATCTCGGCTGGAGCGTGGCCCGCGCCGATGAACGCCATGCCCGACCCGTCACGCTGCGTGTCGCGGCGGTGGGAGCGAAGGGAGAGCGTTTCGAGGTGGCGCGTGCCGAGTTGCGCGACACGACGAGCAACTGGCGTCCCCTTCCGTTGCGCTGGCCGGCACGCTTGAAAGACGTGGAACAGGCGCGGCTAGTAATCGGCGTCGAGGAAGCGGAGGGGCGCGCCGGGACGAACACCGGATCCGTGTTGCTCGGTATCAGCGAGGCGCTTTCGCTGCGCAAGGATCTCTTCGAGTATGCGCGCGGTAACGGCATCGAGATCGGTCCCGGGATGTCGCCGCAGGTGTTGCCCTCGAAAGAGATCGACGTGCGCTACCTCGAGCAATATCCGCTCGACAAATGGATGGCGATGTACGGTAAGAAATACGCCGGCAACGTGCCGGAGCAGGTCCGCAAGCTATGGGACCGCTATATCGTGGGAGACGCTCAACGCCTGGAGAACATTCCCGACGGCTCGCTCGATTTCATCTTCAGCAGCCACGTCTTCGAGCATCTCGTGAATCCCTTGGGCACGCTCGAGGTGTGGCACAAGAAGCTGCGCCGGGGGGGACACGTGCTGGGGGTCGTGCCCGACGCCAATAACTGTTTCGACCTGCGGCAGCCCCTCTCGCGCGAAGAAGATTGGCTCGGTGAGTGGCGCGAGGGCACGTGGACGTTCCAGGAACACCATTACGAGAAGTGGGTCCGCTACACCGCGCCCGACGTGACGACCGCCAGCCTGCGCGAGCGCGGCTACGCCATTCATGCGCACTACTACACGCCCGCCACCTTCGGCCGCCTGCTGCAACTGGCCACCGAGCATCTGGGCTACGCCAATTACCTGGTGCGCAGTTGCCGCAATTCCAAGGATTTCGTCTGGCTCGTCCAGGCTTGA